In one Lolium rigidum isolate FL_2022 chromosome 3, APGP_CSIRO_Lrig_0.1, whole genome shotgun sequence genomic region, the following are encoded:
- the LOC124694823 gene encoding disease resistance protein PIK6-NP-like has translation MEAALVSVVTGALKPVLEKLATLLGDKYKRFKGVHKDIKSLTHELTAMDTFLMKMSEEEDPDPQDKVWINEVRELSYVMEDCIDDFMLSVAEKDTKPEGFIEKMNHALGKLGNMKARRRIGNEIHDLKKQITEVGERNMRYKTREASSKTMNATVDPRALAVFEDASKLVGIDESRAEIVKLLTEGASTREQAKLVSIVGPGGMGKTTLANQVYQHLKEKFECRAFLSVSRNPDKMNIFRTILSEVTGTDYAKTEAGSIEQLVRKITDFLAGKRYFVVVDDIWDVDTWNVIKLAFPMTSSGSIIITTTRINDVAKLCRSSFSGDIYGIRRLNVVHSRELFHRRLFDSNEDFPSHLEEVSDLILQKCDGLPLAIITISSLLANKERTEDLWHQVKYSIGRALERNHGVKVMMNILSLSYFDLPPHLKSCLLYMSIFPEYAIIGRKGLIRRWIGEGFVHKEDRYTVHEIGEKYFNELLNRSLIQPVKINQHGRVKTCRVHNIILDFIISKSIEENFVTLVGVPILTNRTENKVVRRLSLQLNKQGNSTIPTSGLVFSHVRSVNVFIFSVEIPLQKFVHLRVLDFEYCNLKNHHIEDIVMLIHLRYLNLKRTGISELPKQIGRLGCLEMLDIRCNGVEELPASIVNLGKLSHLLADGCIKFPDGIAKMQALETLKAITVYIQGFDFLWGLGQLKNLRNLVLQEIDVDSYSDTDMVECGRVTVSSQCKLGNQNLRSLNLRNGSSLLQEPLCIVTLEKLITKSSAVTRVPEWVSSLRNLQQLRLEVEVVKQDDLCILGALPALLILVLEVVTKSNERLRISGEIGFQLLRSFIYEVCYQPVDLMFAEGSMPKLEKLELKVLRITEADSLEFGIKNLPRLSIVKYEVLCDDDNFGAVETAMERAASTHPNEPTLLFSILN, from the exons ATGGAGGCGGCTCTGGTGAGCGTGGTGACGGGGGCCCTCAAACCCGTCCTGGAGAAGCTGGCTACTCTGCTTGGCGATAAGTACAAGCGTTTCAAGGGGGTGCATAAGGATATCAAGTCCCTCACTCATGAACTCACTGCCATGGAcacatttctcatgaagatgtcaGAGGAGGAGGATCCTGATCCGCAGGATAAAGTTTGGATCAATGAGGTGCGAGAGCTGTCCTACGTCATGGAGGATTGCATCGACGATTTCATGCTAAGTGTCGCTGAAAAGGACACAAAGCCGGAGGGCTTCATCGAGAAGATGAATCACGCACTAGGTAAGTTGGGAAATATGAAGGCTCGTCGTCGTATTGGAAACGAAATTCATGATCTGAAGAAACAGATCACTGAGGTGGGCGAGAGGAACATGAGGTACAAGACTCGTGAGGCCTCCTCCAAGACCATGAATGCAACCGTTGACCCTAGAGCTCTTGCTGTCTTTGAGGACGCGTCAAAGCTTGTCGGAATTGATGAATCTCGAGCCGAGATTGTCAAATTGTTGACTGAAGGTGCGTCAACACGAGAACAAGCGAAGTTGGTATCCATTGTAGGACCTGGAGGAATGGGCAAGACAACTCTTGCAAACCAAGTGTATCAACATCtgaaagaaaaattcgagtgtCGGGCCTTCTTATCCGTGTCGCGAAATCCAGATAAAATGAATATATTCAGAACTATTCTCAGTGAAGTTACTGGAACAGATTATGCTAAAACTGAAGCAGGTAGCATAGAACAGCTCGTCAGAAAGATTACTGATTTCTTAGCAGGCAAAAG gtattttgttgttgttgatgataTATGGGATGTTGATACATGGAATGTTATTAAGCTTGCATTCCCCATGACTAGTTCTGGCAGCATCATAATCACCACTACTCGTATAAATGATGTTGCCAAATTGTGCCGTTCATCATTCAGTGGTGATATTTATGGTATAAGGCGTCTTAATGTGGTGCATTCAAGAGAGTTATTTCACAGAAGACTATTCGATTCCAATGAAGATTTCCCTTCACACCTTGAAGAAGTTTCTGATCTGATATTGCAAAAATGTGATGGGTTACCTCTAGCAATCATTACCATCTCGAGTTTGTTAGCTAATAAAGAGAGAACAGAGGATTTATGGCATCAAGTGAAATATTCAATTGGTCGTGCACTTGAAAGGAATCATGGAGTCAAAGTAATGATGAATATATTGTCACTTAGTTACTTTGACCTGCCTCCTCATCTAAAAAGTTGTCTCTTATATATGAGTATATTTCCGGAATATGCTATTATTGGAAGGAAGGGTCTGATACGGAGATGGATTGGTGAAGGGTTCGTTCACAAAGAAGACAGATATACGGTACACGAGATAGGAGAGAAGTATTTTAATGAGCTTCTCAATAGGAGTTTGATCCAACCCGTGAAGATAAATCAACATGGTAGGGTGAAGACTTGCCGAGTTCATAACATAATTCTTGATTTCATCATATCCAAGTCAATTGAAGAGAACTTCGTTACTTTGGTTGGTGTTCCCATTCTTACAAATAGGACAGAAAATAAAGTAGTTCGTCGACTCTCTCTGCAACTCAACAAACAAGGAAATTCGACGATACCAACATCAGGTCTGGTATTTTCTCATGTCCGGTCCGTTAATGTGTTCATTTTTTCTGTGGAAATTCCTTTGCAGAAATTCGTACATTTGCGTGTTCTGGACTTTGAGTATTGCAACTTGAAAAACCATCATATTGAAGATATAGtgatgttaattcacctgaggtaTCTTAACCTCAAACGGACAGGAATAAGTGAGCTCCCAAAACAAATCGGGCGTTTGGGGTGCTTAGAGATGCTGGACATAAGATGCAACGGGGTAGAGGAATTACCTGCATCTATTGTTAATCTTGGAAAATTGTCGCATCTGCTTGCTGACGGTTGTATTAAATTTCCTGATGGGATTGCGAAGATGCAAGCACTGGAGACTTTGAAAGCCATCACGGTCTACATTCAGGGATTTGACTTCCTATGGGGCCTTGGGCAGCTAAAAAATTTGAGGAATCTGGTCCTCCAAGAAATCGATGTTGATTCTTACAGTGATACTGATATGGTTGAGTGCGGCAGAGTTACGGTCTCATCCCAGTGTAAGCTAGGCAATCAAAATCTACGTTCTCTGAATCTGAGGAATGGGAGCAGCCTCTTACAGGAACCTTTGTGCATTGTCACCCTTGAGAAACTTATTACCAAGTCTTCAGCCGTTACACGGGTTCCGGAATGGGTGAGCTCCCTTAGAAACCTCCAACAGCTACGCCTTGAAGTGGAGGTAGTTAAGCAGGATGATCTCTGCATCCTTGGAGCCTTACCTGCTCTGCTCATTCTTGTTCTGGAAGTAGTAACAAAGTCAAATGAGAGGCTCAGAATCAGTGGTGAAATTGGGTTCCAACTTTTGAGGTCTTTTATTTATGAAGTATGTTATCAGCCGGTAGATCTGATGTTTGCGGAAGGATCCATGCCTAAGCTAGAAAAACTAGAGCTTAAGGTCCTGCGCATAACTGAAGCCGACTCTCTGGAATTTGGAATCAAAAACCTCCCCCGTCTCAGCATTGTAAAATATGAAGTACTTTGCGACGATGATAATTTTGGAGCCGTAGAGACTGCCATGGAGAGAGCAGCCAGCACACATCCCAACGAGCCTACTCTACTCTTTAGTATTTTGAACTAG
- the LOC124694414 gene encoding uncharacterized protein LOC124694414, translating to MEGISLPELSDEQIEHALSWFAVFAGRELAADGVFVRRAEGDAGGWRVECRRALASRARVAEVVVLAEGGVLVRARAKASIGCLTRLEGIPEEEPCGCGACGEEEWEVVGDDDGGSDDSGDDECWRGREEAAEMETVRWALEMGAWAVCVGVGLLATARRFSRKRPLR from the exons Atggagggtataag CTTGCCTGAACTAAGTGATGAGCAAATAGAACACGCTCTCTCCTGGTTCGCGGTGTTCGCGGGGAGGGAGCTGGCGGCGGACGGCGTGTTCGTGCGGCGCGCTGAAGGTGACGCCGGAGGGTGGCGCGTGGAGTGCCGCCGCGCGCTGGCGTCGCGGGCGCGGGTGGCGGAGGTGGTGGTCCTCGCGGAGGGCGGCGTGCTGGTGCGGGCCAGGGCGAAGGCGTCGATCGGGTGCCTGACCAGGCTGGAGGGGATACCGGAGGAGGAGCCGTGCGGGTGCGGGGCCTGCggggaggaggagtgggaggtggtcggcgacgacgacggcggcagcgaCGACAGCGGTGACGATGAGTGCTGGAGGGGgcgcgaggaggcggcggagatGGAGACGGTGCGGTGGGCGCTGGAGATGGGCGCGTGGGCGGTGTGCGTCGGCGTCGGGCTGCTCGCCACCGCCCGACGGTTCAGCCGGAAGCGGCCGCTCCGGTGA